The following coding sequences are from one Candidatus Nitrohelix vancouverensis window:
- a CDS encoding B12-binding domain-containing radical SAM protein, producing the protein MVDPIKKNIKVALVHPSTHDSVQSLFTFHKNEGVGHKPPLAVLILATHLKAKGFDNVHCFDAQLDNLSVEESVAQLVALKPDVIGLTVWTDFWYPAWKTAKQLREKLPDCKIILGGPHCSVYPRETLEYSDADFVVRGDGEEVLQGVLEQLANNEMVKEVPGLFRKIEGRVLAPEVDLAMVPDITDIPHPDRLLLPYKRYNSVLNPSAYETTMITSRGCPHKCNFCKMDVQKVYCRTAEQVVEEFRAIAELGITDVQVYDDTFTWSKKRVLEICDGLIANNIKINWAIRDRVKRADPDIYKRMKEAGCYRIHFGVETGSKRILDATGKATTLEEAEHAIQLAKDAGFDTMAYYMFGFPDETMEDAQKTIAFAGKLDTNYAVFAVTIPYPGTALYDLGLERGILPFDFWVEYTKNPTPCYRIPHLLEQHMNREALIKLKNYALRSYYFTPKRLLQEARKLSSWTELKRKSGMAFNILSDSIKPRFQKSHPETTDKNYYMYTNSNS; encoded by the coding sequence ATGGTTGATCCAATTAAAAAAAATATCAAGGTTGCGTTGGTTCATCCATCGACGCACGATTCCGTCCAATCGTTATTTACATTTCATAAAAACGAAGGCGTGGGGCACAAGCCTCCGCTTGCCGTGCTGATTCTGGCGACCCACCTCAAGGCCAAGGGTTTTGACAACGTTCATTGTTTTGATGCGCAGTTAGATAACCTCAGCGTTGAAGAATCCGTCGCCCAGTTGGTGGCCCTGAAGCCCGATGTGATCGGCCTCACGGTATGGACCGATTTCTGGTACCCGGCATGGAAAACAGCAAAACAACTGCGCGAGAAACTACCTGACTGCAAAATCATTCTGGGCGGCCCTCATTGTTCTGTGTACCCGCGAGAGACTCTGGAATATTCCGACGCTGATTTTGTTGTCCGCGGCGACGGCGAGGAGGTCTTGCAGGGCGTTCTGGAGCAGTTGGCAAATAACGAGATGGTGAAAGAGGTTCCCGGACTGTTCCGCAAGATCGAAGGCCGGGTTCTGGCGCCTGAGGTGGATCTGGCGATGGTCCCGGATATCACTGATATCCCGCACCCGGACCGCTTGCTCTTGCCTTATAAGAGATACAATTCGGTGCTGAATCCGAGCGCTTACGAAACAACGATGATAACGTCGCGTGGTTGCCCTCATAAATGCAATTTCTGCAAAATGGATGTGCAGAAGGTTTATTGCAGGACCGCAGAGCAGGTGGTTGAAGAGTTCAGGGCGATTGCTGAGCTGGGGATCACCGATGTTCAGGTTTATGACGACACTTTCACCTGGTCGAAAAAACGGGTTCTGGAGATATGCGACGGACTCATTGCCAACAACATCAAGATAAACTGGGCCATCCGAGATCGCGTCAAGCGCGCCGATCCGGATATTTACAAGCGGATGAAAGAAGCCGGTTGCTACCGAATTCACTTTGGCGTGGAAACGGGTTCAAAGCGAATTCTCGATGCGACGGGCAAAGCCACTACTCTGGAAGAGGCGGAGCACGCGATTCAACTGGCGAAAGACGCCGGCTTCGACACGATGGCATACTATATGTTTGGTTTTCCGGACGAGACTATGGAAGACGCGCAAAAGACCATCGCATTTGCCGGCAAGCTGGACACGAACTACGCAGTTTTTGCAGTGACTATCCCGTACCCGGGAACGGCGCTGTATGATTTGGGGCTGGAGCGTGGAATATTGCCCTTTGATTTTTGGGTCGAGTACACCAAGAACCCAACGCCATGCTATCGCATCCCGCATCTACTTGAGCAACATATGAATCGGGAAGCGTTGATCAAGTTAAAGAACTACGCTTTGAGATCTTATTATTTCACTCCAAAACGATTGTTGCAGGAAGCGCGCAAGCTATCGTCCTGGACCGAATTGAAACGCAAGAGCGGCATGGCCTTTAATATTTTGAGCGACTCAATCAAGCCGCGTTTTCAGAAAAGTCACCCTGAAACAACCGATAAAAATTATTACATGTACACCAATAGCAATTCATGA
- a CDS encoding radical SAM protein has translation MLTETENISEVETARPTRRGSVLVLLPGDGINKKNVIRDLLYGCWCNGRRIGGMQMPPVNHLYVSTMLKNSGHEVTFLDAQIDYPAYEKLEQNNFSGLDFLMMLSSSNSYKEDLNVARFIKSKNPSIKVLFWGSHPTFAPESCLEEDAIDYVVIREPEMTIRDLVNGVIEGTDLSGIKGCGYKKDGKVCINPFEGFFDMNQLPIPDWTLLPKGVDYFNPVVKRMPYATMQTSRGCPAKCIYCTSPFFYGNDIRVKSAENVMKEIRYLVGLGYKEIFFRDETFTAYKKRNMEICQAILDEGIDVTWIANGRVDMIDRESAVMMKRAGCHMLKFGVETGDDQMLLNLKKGATVAQAKEAFKICHEVGLDTHAHMVFGGPGESKETIKNTLQFILEIDPTTASFGILTPYPGTEHFEMVKKEFPEYSGTEADMAKLHTTPYYAQVLTELHGDDLQKTIGKAYRTFYFRPSYIWKWLRKIESVDELLRLMVAGSNIFQFGLTNNK, from the coding sequence ATGCTGACTGAAACAGAAAATATTAGCGAAGTAGAGACGGCCAGACCGACGCGTCGCGGTTCTGTTCTTGTGCTGTTGCCTGGGGATGGAATCAACAAAAAGAACGTGATCCGCGATTTGCTCTATGGCTGCTGGTGCAATGGGCGAAGGATCGGCGGAATGCAGATGCCGCCAGTCAACCACCTCTACGTCTCCACAATGTTGAAAAACAGCGGGCATGAGGTGACATTTCTGGACGCCCAGATCGATTACCCAGCCTACGAAAAACTCGAACAGAATAATTTTTCGGGTTTGGATTTTTTGATGATGCTGTCTTCCTCAAATTCCTATAAAGAGGATTTGAATGTGGCGCGTTTCATCAAATCTAAGAATCCTTCGATCAAGGTATTATTCTGGGGATCGCATCCGACCTTTGCCCCTGAATCCTGCCTCGAAGAAGACGCCATCGATTATGTCGTGATTCGCGAACCAGAAATGACGATTCGCGATCTGGTCAACGGGGTCATCGAAGGCACAGACCTCAGCGGAATCAAAGGCTGTGGCTACAAGAAAGATGGGAAGGTTTGCATCAACCCCTTCGAAGGGTTCTTCGACATGAACCAGCTTCCGATACCGGACTGGACCTTGCTTCCCAAGGGCGTGGACTATTTCAATCCCGTCGTCAAGCGCATGCCCTATGCGACCATGCAGACTTCGAGAGGATGCCCGGCCAAATGCATCTACTGCACATCGCCCTTCTTTTACGGCAACGACATCCGCGTTAAATCAGCTGAAAACGTGATGAAGGAGATCCGTTACCTTGTCGGCCTGGGTTATAAGGAAATTTTTTTCCGCGACGAGACCTTCACCGCCTACAAGAAAAGGAACATGGAAATCTGTCAGGCCATTCTCGATGAAGGCATCGACGTGACCTGGATCGCCAATGGCAGAGTGGACATGATCGATCGCGAAAGCGCGGTCATGATGAAAAGAGCCGGGTGCCATATGCTTAAATTCGGCGTTGAGACTGGCGACGATCAGATGTTGCTCAACCTGAAAAAAGGCGCGACGGTCGCGCAAGCCAAAGAAGCCTTCAAGATTTGTCATGAAGTCGGTCTGGACACGCACGCCCATATGGTGTTTGGCGGACCGGGCGAATCGAAAGAGACGATAAAAAATACCCTCCAATTCATTTTGGAAATTGATCCAACCACGGCAAGTTTTGGTATCTTGACCCCCTATCCGGGAACCGAGCATTTTGAAATGGTCAAAAAAGAATTTCCCGAATATTCAGGGACCGAAGCGGATATGGCCAAACTGCACACCACTCCCTATTACGCTCAAGTGCTGACCGAATTGCACGGAGACGATCTGCAGAAAACGATCGGCAAAGCCTACCGAACCTTTTATTTTCGACCTTCTTATATCTGGAAGTGGCTGAGAAAAATTGAGAGCGTGGATGAACTGCTACGGTTGATGGTGGCGGGAAGCAATATTTTTCAGTTTGGCCTGACGAATAATAAATGA
- a CDS encoding class I SAM-dependent methyltransferase produces MHNPDLESTREFWDANPCDGQPSLSQRLEFKYQKETWMVDYFEAISKFKNILEVGCGQGTDAISICRKMQPGGRYTGIDYSPQSVESALVSIEEAGDSLQVRPDLSVGNAEDLRFADDSFDCVTSIGVLHHTPGTQAAIDEVYRVLEPGGTVFIALYRLFSPKVLGAYALRALVRVVDAIVFQKGFVLKRVRSFGSDHALGTMILEGIGVPILKSYTRAEIKHMFSNFESVQIEAKGAGIPGADKVNQLFDRLPFNPFGYFWYIVAKKPL; encoded by the coding sequence ATGCACAATCCTGATCTTGAGTCCACTCGCGAATTTTGGGACGCCAACCCTTGCGACGGTCAACCCAGCCTTTCACAGCGACTGGAATTCAAATACCAAAAAGAAACCTGGATGGTTGACTATTTTGAAGCGATTTCAAAATTCAAAAATATTCTAGAAGTGGGTTGCGGACAGGGAACCGATGCGATTAGTATTTGCCGAAAAATGCAACCAGGCGGTCGATACACCGGCATCGATTATTCACCGCAAAGCGTTGAGAGCGCTTTGGTCAGCATCGAAGAAGCGGGAGATTCGCTTCAGGTTCGGCCCGATTTATCTGTTGGCAATGCTGAGGATTTACGATTCGCGGACGACTCGTTTGATTGCGTGACTTCCATCGGCGTCCTTCACCATACCCCGGGGACTCAAGCAGCGATTGACGAAGTCTATCGGGTTCTCGAACCTGGCGGGACGGTTTTCATCGCACTTTACAGATTATTTTCACCCAAAGTATTAGGCGCCTATGCGCTCAGAGCTTTGGTCAGGGTGGTTGATGCCATCGTCTTTCAAAAGGGCTTTGTCTTAAAACGGGTGAGAAGTTTCGGGAGCGACCATGCGCTGGGGACGATGATCCTTGAAGGGATTGGCGTTCCAATCCTGAAGTCCTACACTCGGGCAGAGATCAAACACATGTTCAGCAATTTTGAATCGGTCCAAATCGAAGCCAAAGGAGCGGGGATTCCAGGGGCGGACAAGGTCAACCAGCTATTCGACAGATTGCCCTTCAACCCTTTTGGATACTTCTGGTACATCGTCGCCAAAAAACCGCTTTGA
- a CDS encoding carbamoyl transferase: MNILGFICFGEHDSAACLVRDGEIIAATEEERYTRIKYDSSFPVHSIEFCLRKGGLKISDIDLVCYSWLKSDYQLHKKLIHMLKYFPQSLKLLKYRDAVSRKNDAENVFRDTFGYAGRFQHMNHHLCHAANVFYLSPFEQGSILSLDGMGDWASCWMGTGEKNQITPSKEVFWPHSLGNYYSALTQYLGFKMHSDEYKVMGLSAYGKDAYKKEFEDVLKIRPGGGYKLNLSYFNFHVGGKQKFSDKFADTFGAPATPGEKLSDRHADIACSAQKRLEEVVLNTADHLYENGGSENLMITGGVGLNCVANGRLLREGKFKNIFVGPSCHDSGTAVGAALLGYFSSGNKARGKIDASGYWGESFDDQRVETALNAKGLKPTRVDDIARTCAELLKDGKIIAWFQGRSEFGPRALGNRSFLANPTIKEMKEIINVKIKKREEFRPFAPSILREHMEAYFGEDYASPYMTLVFNIKDEKREELPAVVHVDGTCRVQSVSKEDNARYYELIEHFYKLTGTPVILNTSFNIQEPIVNTPEEAVACFLKTDVDYLAIHDYLVARNK; this comes from the coding sequence ATGAATATTCTTGGATTTATTTGTTTTGGCGAGCATGATTCTGCGGCCTGCCTTGTAAGAGATGGAGAGATCATCGCCGCTACTGAAGAGGAGCGATACACGCGCATTAAATACGATTCTTCTTTTCCCGTACATTCTATAGAATTTTGTTTAAGAAAGGGCGGCCTGAAAATCAGCGATATAGACCTTGTTTGTTATAGCTGGCTGAAAAGTGATTACCAGTTGCACAAGAAACTGATTCATATGTTGAAGTATTTTCCTCAGAGTTTGAAACTATTGAAATACCGGGATGCTGTGAGCCGAAAAAATGATGCTGAAAACGTATTCCGCGACACGTTCGGGTATGCGGGTCGGTTTCAGCATATGAATCATCATCTTTGCCATGCGGCCAATGTCTTTTATCTTTCGCCCTTTGAGCAAGGTTCCATACTTTCTCTGGATGGAATGGGGGATTGGGCGAGTTGCTGGATGGGGACGGGGGAGAAGAATCAGATCACTCCTTCTAAAGAAGTTTTTTGGCCCCATTCGCTTGGGAATTACTATTCAGCGCTGACGCAGTATCTTGGATTTAAAATGCATTCAGATGAATACAAGGTGATGGGATTGTCCGCGTATGGAAAGGATGCTTACAAAAAAGAGTTTGAAGACGTATTGAAAATTCGTCCGGGTGGCGGCTATAAACTCAACCTTTCTTATTTTAATTTCCATGTCGGCGGTAAACAAAAATTTTCTGATAAATTTGCGGATACATTTGGAGCGCCTGCCACTCCGGGTGAGAAGCTTTCGGATCGTCACGCAGACATTGCCTGCTCTGCGCAGAAGAGATTGGAAGAGGTGGTTCTCAATACGGCTGATCATCTGTATGAGAATGGCGGGTCTGAAAACCTGATGATCACAGGGGGCGTCGGCTTGAATTGTGTCGCCAACGGTCGTCTGCTCCGCGAGGGAAAATTTAAGAATATTTTTGTAGGCCCCTCATGTCATGACAGCGGAACCGCAGTCGGGGCGGCATTGTTAGGGTATTTCAGTTCAGGCAATAAGGCGCGCGGTAAGATTGATGCATCGGGATACTGGGGGGAATCGTTCGACGATCAACGCGTCGAGACAGCCTTGAATGCTAAAGGATTGAAGCCGACGCGTGTGGATGACATTGCGCGCACTTGCGCTGAACTTTTGAAAGATGGGAAGATTATCGCCTGGTTTCAGGGAAGATCGGAGTTTGGTCCAAGAGCTTTGGGAAACAGAAGTTTTCTTGCCAACCCGACGATCAAGGAAATGAAAGAAATCATAAACGTTAAAATAAAAAAACGTGAAGAGTTCAGGCCGTTTGCCCCCAGCATTTTAAGAGAACACATGGAAGCATATTTTGGCGAGGACTACGCCTCGCCCTACATGACGCTAGTTTTTAATATTAAAGATGAGAAAAGGGAAGAACTCCCTGCGGTCGTTCACGTCGACGGCACATGCCGGGTACAGTCTGTTTCGAAGGAAGACAACGCAAGATATTATGAGTTGATCGAACATTTTTACAAATTAACAGGCACCCCGGTCATTCTGAATACATCCTTCAATATTCAGGAACCCATCGTTAATACCCCTGAAGAAGCTGTCGCGTGCTTCCTGAAAACCGACGTGGATTATTTGGCGATACACGATTATCTGGTAGCCCGGAATAAATAA
- the asnB gene encoding asparagine synthase (glutamine-hydrolyzing): MCGIFGVIQPDLSESPENLIQQLHTLIKHRGPDEQGHYAEPGCLIGNARLSIIDLDAGCQPIFNEDRSLAIVYNGELYNHRELRNQLIGKGHNFRTETDTETILHAFEEYGEQCVDRFNGMFAFAIWNLKNKSLFVARDRLGIKPLYIAPLHNGFAFASEAKVLLPLLKKPIRPNWSAIYRFFSFGYIPGSESPFDGIQKFPAGHYAWLKNGELTPTRFWAPEYGMGASQTPAVSQKKIQELIEHAVTLELMSDVPVGVFLSGGLDSSAVAVFAQKNSSRTIHSFALRFEESTHDESKDARVVADHLKLDHHEFLFSREELTHSLFEVAKILEAPFGDSTVLPLLTLSKHTRKSVKVVLTGWGGDEIFAGYPTYKAHLMASCYRKLPQFFREGLLAPLIQSLPVSDKYMSLEFKAKRFIKGMNLAPELQHFLWMGYLEDSAKQRLFMPSILNQSDQDTLAPVREILPKLPEKDLVSRIMHLDALFFLEGNGLFQADRMTMAASLEARVPLLNNDLIDYVNALPSSDKMPNGKTKELLRNVLRPHLPASIINKPKKGFGPPSANWTRNVFSKLFDDLFDKERVIEQGIFQFKEIDRMISEHRSRKVDHGRSLWALLSFQLWYNNFIEDFNRG, translated from the coding sequence ATGTGTGGAATTTTTGGCGTCATTCAACCCGATCTTTCTGAATCGCCTGAAAATTTAATTCAACAACTCCACACGCTGATCAAGCATCGCGGCCCCGATGAACAGGGGCATTATGCCGAGCCGGGTTGCCTCATTGGAAACGCGCGATTATCCATTATTGATCTGGATGCAGGCTGTCAGCCAATTTTCAATGAAGATCGCTCTCTCGCCATCGTTTATAACGGCGAGCTTTACAACCATCGGGAATTGAGAAATCAGTTGATCGGCAAGGGACACAACTTCCGTACTGAAACCGATACCGAAACGATCCTGCACGCGTTCGAGGAATATGGAGAACAATGCGTCGATCGATTCAATGGCATGTTCGCTTTCGCCATTTGGAATCTCAAAAACAAGTCATTGTTTGTTGCGCGCGACAGACTCGGCATCAAACCGCTGTATATCGCTCCATTGCACAATGGATTCGCCTTTGCCTCTGAGGCAAAGGTTCTTCTACCCTTGCTGAAAAAACCGATTCGACCCAACTGGTCGGCCATTTACCGATTCTTTTCTTTTGGATACATCCCAGGTTCAGAATCCCCATTTGACGGCATCCAAAAATTTCCGGCGGGACATTACGCCTGGCTGAAGAACGGAGAACTGACACCGACCCGCTTCTGGGCGCCTGAATATGGAATGGGCGCGTCGCAAACGCCCGCAGTATCTCAAAAAAAAATACAGGAACTCATCGAACATGCAGTCACACTTGAATTGATGAGCGATGTGCCTGTCGGCGTTTTTCTAAGCGGGGGACTCGACTCTTCCGCCGTGGCGGTCTTTGCTCAGAAAAATTCAAGCAGGACTATCCATTCATTTGCGCTCCGCTTTGAAGAGTCAACGCATGATGAGTCGAAAGACGCAAGGGTTGTCGCCGATCATCTGAAACTGGATCATCATGAATTTTTGTTCTCAAGAGAAGAGTTGACGCATTCGTTATTTGAGGTCGCAAAAATTCTGGAAGCGCCCTTTGGCGACTCGACCGTCCTGCCATTGCTCACGCTATCAAAACACACGAGGAAGTCTGTGAAAGTTGTTTTGACCGGCTGGGGTGGAGACGAAATCTTTGCGGGCTACCCAACCTACAAAGCCCACCTGATGGCGTCATGCTACCGCAAACTCCCGCAATTTTTCAGGGAAGGGTTATTAGCTCCTCTAATCCAGAGCCTGCCGGTTTCAGACAAATACATGAGCCTGGAATTTAAGGCGAAACGGTTCATCAAAGGCATGAACCTGGCGCCGGAACTGCAACATTTTTTATGGATGGGATACTTGGAAGATAGCGCCAAACAACGTCTCTTCATGCCTTCCATCCTGAACCAGTCCGATCAGGACACATTGGCTCCGGTTCGTGAAATACTTCCCAAGCTTCCAGAGAAAGACCTCGTCAGCAGAATCATGCACCTCGACGCTCTATTTTTTCTTGAAGGCAATGGACTGTTTCAAGCCGATCGAATGACGATGGCCGCCTCTCTGGAAGCGCGCGTTCCCTTGCTGAACAACGACCTCATTGATTACGTCAATGCCCTGCCTTCAAGTGATAAAATGCCGAACGGGAAAACCAAGGAACTGTTGCGGAATGTTTTAAGGCCGCATTTGCCAGCATCTATTATCAACAAACCTAAAAAAGGTTTTGGCCCGCCGTCTGCTAATTGGACTCGCAATGTCTTTTCTAAACTTTTCGATGATCTTTTCGATAAAGAAAGGGTGATCGAGCAAGGTATTTTTCAATTTAAAGAAATAGACAGGATGATTTCGGAGCACAGGTCTCGAAAAGTCGACCATGGGCGAAGTTTATGGGCGCTATTGAGTTTTCAACTCTGGTACAACAATTTTATTGAAGATTTCAACCGTGGTTAA
- a CDS encoding glycosyltransferase family 2 protein produces MTDSLVSIIIPAFNEKQSLEELCSRISKVFETMNRPFELIFIDDGSTDGTFEKLLDLQNEYPNLLIVRHFKNFGKSLALMQGFDLAEGEIGIMLDADLQDQPEDIPRFIEKLDQGFDHVNGWRSNRKDTFLKRSISKLFNLITTFIFKFNVHDINCGYKAFKKDAYKELNLKGDLHRLIPALIANKGFKVCEIKISHDNRKYGVSKYKLLRHRGLLDIIALAVSFTAQIRPFHFFSELGLAFLLIAGFTISGWALTRDVFSQTAEILILIVGLWSLFVGTILPLFGFFLEIEAYRSQGVEWRSKLIKETILSKSRRSVD; encoded by the coding sequence GTGACCGATTCTTTAGTCAGCATCATCATTCCCGCCTTTAACGAAAAGCAAAGCCTCGAAGAGCTTTGCTCCCGGATTTCCAAGGTATTCGAGACGATGAATCGTCCCTTCGAATTGATCTTTATCGACGATGGGAGCACGGACGGCACCTTCGAGAAACTATTAGATCTCCAGAATGAATATCCTAACCTGCTCATTGTCCGGCATTTTAAAAATTTCGGGAAATCCCTTGCCTTGATGCAAGGCTTTGATCTCGCTGAAGGAGAGATCGGTATTATGCTGGACGCCGACCTGCAGGATCAACCGGAAGATATCCCCAGATTCATTGAAAAACTCGATCAAGGATTCGACCATGTCAACGGCTGGAGAAGCAACCGAAAGGATACTTTTTTAAAGCGATCCATCTCCAAACTATTCAACCTGATCACAACCTTTATCTTCAAATTCAACGTTCACGATATCAATTGCGGCTACAAAGCGTTCAAAAAAGACGCCTACAAGGAGTTGAATCTAAAAGGAGATTTGCACCGATTGATACCGGCTCTGATAGCTAACAAGGGATTCAAGGTTTGTGAAATTAAAATTTCGCATGATAACAGGAAGTACGGAGTTTCAAAATACAAACTCCTGCGACATCGAGGGCTTTTAGATATCATCGCTCTTGCCGTAAGCTTCACGGCGCAAATACGCCCTTTTCATTTTTTTAGCGAACTCGGTCTGGCATTTCTTTTGATCGCCGGTTTCACTATCTCGGGTTGGGCATTGACCCGTGATGTATTTTCACAAACTGCCGAAATCCTTATCCTCATCGTGGGCCTATGGTCTTTGTTTGTCGGTACGATACTTCCTCTTTTTGGGTTTTTCCTAGAGATAGAAGCTTATCGTTCCCAGGGAGTGGAGTGGAGAAGCAAATTAATCAAGGAAACCATTCTTTCCAAATCCCGGCGCTCCGTTGACTAG
- the asnB gene encoding asparagine synthase (glutamine-hydrolyzing), translating into MCGFAGSFKPTGNVCSDEILTAMRDQMIHRGPDGAGIWRETEGRCGLAHRRLSIIDLSESASQPMANHDGSVVLAFNGEIYNHREIRKELEATGRYQWLTDHSDTEALLHAYEEWGMDCMQRLHGMFAFAVYDARDKARPFLHLVRDRVGVKPLYITRTLKGEWLFASEIKAFFPHPDMTKEMDLTAFWHYLTFIVAPAPMTLFKGIFKIPAGHFVSIDASGRAVAHSYWDCLPDKNTLLTPNDISEEEATRRLTELLKKSIERRMVSDVPFGVLLSGGVDSSMNVALMSELMDRPVSTFSIGYEGKEDYNEFQFARRVSQRYKTDHHETLINRNEMQEFLPQLVHIQDEPVADNVCIPLFFLSRLVKQSGTTVVQVGEGADENFLGYWWVEHFRKKAEEVYNPMRNQQLSWWKKMFIKGKSLQPGLLSGEDLEIQKRAQAGQELFWGGATCWWGEMRDQLTPNPSPFMQTVECPIENLLPDSYRELDSHNVVASYMDRLEGRLSEPEILQKIPYMEHKLRLPEHLLMRVDKLTMAHSVEARVPFLDHELVEFAVRLPPSYKLWEGLGKKILKKASEPYLDHDIIYRKKQGFGAPMDEWFMEGDFGEKCLSAFKRSHISKSKLLNNDYFTDLIRHQMKQGGGYSFHIWTVMNAVLWHEYWVEGKADCF; encoded by the coding sequence ATGTGCGGATTTGCAGGAAGTTTTAAGCCGACCGGAAACGTATGTAGCGACGAAATTCTCACCGCCATGCGAGATCAAATGATCCATCGCGGACCGGACGGCGCCGGAATCTGGCGCGAAACAGAGGGCCGTTGCGGCCTTGCCCATCGTCGCCTTTCCATCATCGATCTGTCAGAATCTGCGTCTCAACCAATGGCGAATCACGACGGCTCGGTCGTCCTTGCATTCAACGGCGAAATTTATAATCACAGAGAAATCCGGAAAGAGCTCGAAGCTACGGGCCGTTATCAATGGCTGACGGATCATTCCGATACCGAAGCCCTGCTTCACGCTTATGAAGAATGGGGCATGGATTGCATGCAACGCTTGCACGGCATGTTTGCTTTTGCCGTCTACGATGCGCGCGACAAAGCCCGCCCCTTCCTTCACCTGGTTCGCGACCGCGTCGGCGTCAAGCCGCTTTACATCACGCGCACACTTAAAGGGGAATGGCTGTTTGCATCGGAGATCAAAGCTTTTTTCCCTCACCCCGACATGACGAAGGAAATGGACCTGACGGCTTTCTGGCATTACCTGACCTTCATCGTCGCTCCGGCTCCCATGACGCTCTTCAAGGGGATCTTCAAAATACCGGCAGGGCATTTCGTGAGTATAGACGCCAGCGGCAGAGCCGTAGCGCATTCCTACTGGGATTGTCTGCCAGATAAAAACACGCTCCTGACTCCGAATGATATCAGCGAAGAAGAAGCGACGCGCCGCCTCACCGAACTCCTCAAAAAATCAATTGAACGACGCATGGTATCCGACGTTCCCTTCGGCGTTTTATTATCCGGAGGAGTCGACTCCAGCATGAATGTCGCTTTGATGAGCGAGTTGATGGACCGCCCGGTGTCCACATTTTCCATCGGCTATGAGGGCAAGGAAGACTACAATGAGTTTCAGTTCGCCCGCCGCGTGAGCCAACGCTACAAGACAGACCACCACGAAACCTTGATCAATCGCAATGAAATGCAGGAGTTTCTCCCTCAACTGGTACACATTCAGGACGAACCGGTGGCGGACAACGTTTGCATACCGCTTTTCTTTTTATCGCGGCTTGTCAAACAAAGCGGCACAACCGTCGTGCAGGTCGGAGAAGGCGCGGATGAAAATTTCCTCGGCTATTGGTGGGTTGAACATTTCAGGAAAAAAGCCGAAGAAGTCTACAACCCAATGCGTAACCAGCAACTGAGCTGGTGGAAAAAAATGTTTATCAAGGGGAAATCCTTGCAACCCGGCCTGCTATCCGGCGAGGACCTGGAAATTCAAAAACGGGCGCAAGCGGGTCAGGAACTGTTCTGGGGCGGCGCCACTTGCTGGTGGGGAGAAATGCGAGACCAATTAACTCCCAATCCCTCGCCCTTCATGCAAACGGTTGAGTGCCCAATTGAAAATTTACTACCGGACAGTTATCGGGAACTGGACAGCCACAATGTGGTTGCCAGTTATATGGATCGTCTCGAAGGGCGCCTGAGTGAACCGGAAATTTTGCAAAAGATTCCTTATATGGAGCACAAACTCCGACTGCCCGAGCACCTGTTAATGCGAGTGGACAAATTGACCATGGCCCATTCGGTGGAAGCGCGCGTTCCCTTTCTCGACCACGAGCTTGTTGAATTTGCCGTTCGCCTTCCGCCCTCTTACAAGCTATGGGAAGGCCTTGGCAAGAAAATCTTGAAGAAAGCGTCGGAGCCTTATCTGGACCACGATATCATCTACCGAAAAAAACAGGGGTTCGGCGCGCCTATGGACGAATGGTTTATGGAAGGCGACTTTGGAGAAAAATGTCTTTCCGCCTTCAAACGCTCGCACATCAGCAAATCAAAACTGTTGAACAACGACTACTTCACCGATCTCATCAGACATCAGATGAAGCAGGGAGGCGGATACAGCTTTCATATCTGGACCGTCATGAACGCCGTTCTCTGGCATGAATACTGGGTCGAAGGAAAAGCGGATTGTTTTTAA